The Deltaproteobacteria bacterium genome includes a region encoding these proteins:
- a CDS encoding DUF368 domain-containing protein, translating to MTLPRERSSFDYVILASKGFCMGAADVVPGVSGGTMAFILGIYEELLHAIKSFDLRSLRLLLTFKVKAFFESISWKFLLALGFGILTAIFTLARLLAWLLHNTPVLIWSFFLGLILASVVTVSRRIRTWHFRTSVSLTTGMVGIYLLVGLVPGTTPDAPWFLFLSGAVAICAMILPGISGSFILVLMGKYQYILEAVNQRDVLVLFIVAAGACAGIAAFSRLLSWLLLRYHDMMVAFLTGLMLGSLRKIWPWKETVESIMDSHGNRVPIVDANIFPPQLNGEVFAAFGLMVAGFLVVFVLDRMVRPPLDRKSAEKKHP from the coding sequence ATGACCCTCCCCAGAGAGCGATCTTCCTTTGATTATGTGATCCTGGCATCCAAGGGCTTCTGCATGGGGGCCGCGGATGTGGTGCCCGGCGTCTCAGGGGGCACCATGGCCTTCATCCTCGGGATCTACGAGGAACTCCTCCATGCCATTAAATCGTTTGACCTTCGAAGCCTGAGGCTCCTCCTGACCTTCAAGGTGAAGGCGTTTTTTGAGAGCATCTCGTGGAAATTTCTCCTGGCCCTGGGTTTCGGGATCCTCACTGCCATCTTTACCCTTGCCAGGCTCCTGGCCTGGCTTCTCCACAACACCCCGGTGCTCATCTGGTCCTTTTTTTTGGGACTGATCCTGGCCTCTGTGGTGACCGTCAGCCGCCGCATCCGCACCTGGCATTTCCGTACATCGGTTTCGCTCACAACAGGCATGGTGGGCATCTATCTTCTGGTGGGTCTGGTGCCCGGCACCACCCCCGATGCCCCCTGGTTCCTCTTTCTCTCCGGGGCCGTGGCCATCTGCGCCATGATCCTCCCCGGCATCTCCGGGTCATTTATTCTGGTCCTCATGGGCAAGTATCAATATATCCTCGAGGCGGTCAACCAGAGGGATGTTCTCGTCCTCTTCATTGTGGCCGCAGGGGCCTGTGCGGGGATTGCGGCCTTCTCCCGCCTCCTGTCATGGCTCCTCCTCAGATATCATGATATGATGGTCGCGTTTCTGACCGGGCTCATGCTGGGCTCGCTGCGCAAGATCTGGCCCTGGAAGGAGACCGTCGAAAGTATAATGGACAGTCACGGAAACAGGGTTCCCATTGTTGACGCCAACATATTCCCCCCTCAACTCAACGGAGAGGTCTTTGCGGCCTTCGGTCTGATGGTCGCAGGATTTCTGGTGGTCTTCGTTCTGGACCGGATGGTGAGGCCCCCCCTCGATCGGAAATCCGCGGAAAAGAAACATCCCTGA